A genomic window from Thermoanaerobaculales bacterium includes:
- a CDS encoding DnaJ C-terminal domain-containing protein: MAGDYYEALGVSRTADAAEIKKAYRRLARRYHPDVNPDSPEAEAKFKEIQEAYAVLSDADKRRQYDTYGTVDSIPEAGFDPFRRARGRTEWQDLGGYRIDLGDLGGMGDVGDLFGEFFGGGTRRRRQARRGRDYEAVVEIDFVDAVRGTTVTLPAQRQLQCAECGGTGSVRGRSCPTCRGSGTVVSTERLRVKIPEGIADGNRVRVPGKGSEGGGGGAAGDLFVRVSVRPHPYFRRDGDNILTTVPITFPEAYRGAEIEVGTIHGPVRAKVPPGTDSGRVFRLRGKGVRNKKTRAYGDHLYTVEIVVPKVVSPAGEEAARRVADLYQGNPREKTPKNL; encoded by the coding sequence GTGGCTGGTGACTACTACGAGGCGCTCGGCGTGTCCCGCACCGCCGACGCCGCCGAGATCAAGAAGGCCTACCGGCGGCTGGCCCGCCGCTACCACCCGGACGTCAACCCCGACAGCCCGGAGGCGGAGGCGAAGTTCAAGGAGATCCAGGAGGCGTACGCCGTCCTGTCGGACGCCGACAAGCGGCGCCAGTACGACACCTACGGCACGGTCGACAGCATTCCCGAAGCCGGCTTCGACCCGTTCCGCCGGGCCCGGGGACGAACCGAGTGGCAGGACCTCGGCGGCTACCGGATCGACCTCGGCGACCTCGGAGGGATGGGGGATGTCGGCGACCTGTTCGGGGAGTTCTTCGGCGGCGGGACCCGGCGCCGCCGGCAGGCCCGCAGGGGCCGCGACTACGAGGCGGTGGTCGAGATCGACTTCGTCGACGCGGTCCGCGGCACCACGGTGACGCTCCCGGCCCAGCGCCAGCTCCAGTGCGCCGAGTGCGGCGGAACGGGCAGCGTTCGAGGCCGCTCCTGCCCGACCTGCCGCGGCTCGGGCACTGTCGTCTCGACCGAGCGGCTGCGGGTCAAGATCCCGGAGGGGATCGCCGACGGCAACCGGGTGCGGGTGCCCGGCAAGGGGTCCGAGGGCGGGGGCGGGGGAGCCGCGGGCGACCTCTTCGTTCGCGTCAGCGTCCGGCCGCACCCGTACTTCAGGCGCGACGGCGACAACATCCTGACCACCGTCCCGATCACCTTCCCCGAGGCCTACCGCGGTGCCGAGATCGAGGTCGGGACGATCCACGGACCGGTGCGCGCCAAGGTGCCGCCCGGGACCGACTCCGGCCGCGTCTTCCGACTGCGGGGCAAGGGCGTGCGCAACAAGAAGACCCGCGCCTACGGGGACCACCTCTACACGGTCGAGATCGTGGTGCCGAAGGTCGTCTCGCCGGCCGGAGAGGAGGCGGCGCGCCGGGTCGCCGACCTCTACCAGGGCAACCCTAGGGAGAAGACTCCCAAGAACCTCTGA